From a single Loxodonta africana isolate mLoxAfr1 chromosome 9, mLoxAfr1.hap2, whole genome shotgun sequence genomic region:
- the LOC100668520 gene encoding olfactory receptor 1J21-like gives MISYSFTFPHVFSSTAEENWMKRDNQSSVSEFLLLGLPIRPEQQGMFFVLFLVMYLTTMLGNLFIVLLIRLDSCLHTPMYFFLSHLALTDISFSSVTAPKMLLNMQTQSQSISYAGCISQVYFSIFFFDIDSFLLTSMAYDRYVAICHPLHYTTIMSRSLCFMLVFVSWVLSFASALLHTLLLARLMKRDNQSSVSEFLLLGLPIRPEQQGMFFALFLGMYLTTVLGNLLIILLIRLDSRLHTPMYFFLSHLAITDIFFSSVTAPKVLMNMQTQSQSISYAGCISQVYFSILFADIDSFLLTSMAYDRYVAICHSLHYTTIMSQSLCFLLVIVSWVLSFASALLHTLLLAHLSFCGDNILPHFFCDISALLKLSSSDTTTNELVILTVGGLVIILPFICILVSYGHIGSTILRIPSTKGICKTLSTCGSHLSVVSLYYGAIIGLYIFPSSSDSNGKDVIVAVLYTLVTPMLNPFIYSLRNRDIKGAMGNILSRGKFSL, from the exons ATGATTTCTTATTCTTTCACATTTCCACATGTCTTTTCATCTACAGCAGAAGAGAACTGGATGAAGAGGGATAATCAGAGCAGTGTGTCTGAATTCCTCCTCCTAGGGCTCCCCATCAGGCCGGAGCAGCAGGGCATGTTCTTCGTCCTGTTCCTGGTCATGTACCTCACCACCATGTTGGGGAACCTATTCATTGTTCTGCTTATCAGACTGGACTCTtgcctccacacccccatgtacttcttcctcagccACTTGGCCCTCACTGACATCTCTTTCTCATCAGTCACAGCACCAAAGATGTTGTTGAACATGCAGACACAAAGTCAATCTATCTCATATGCTGGGTGCATTTCTCAGGTctatttttccatcttcttttttgatatcgACAGCTTCCTTCTCACTTCAATGGCCTATGACAGGTATGTGGCTATTTGTCACCCCCTCCACTATACCACCATCATGAGTCGGAGCCTGTGTTTCATGCTAGTATTTGTGTCCTGGGTCTTATCCTTTGCCAGTGCTCTATTGCACACCTTGCTCCTGGCCCGTTT gatGAAGAGAGATAATCAGAGCAGTGTGTCTGAATTCCTCCTCTTAGGGCTCCCCATCAGGCCGGAGCAGCAGGGAATGTTCTTTGCCCTGTTCCTCGGCATGTACCTCACCACGGTGCTGGGGAACCTGCTCATCATCCTGCTCATCAGGCTGGACTCTcgcctccacacccccatgtacttcttcctcagccACTTAGCCATCACTGACATCTTTTTCTCATCAGTCACAGCCCCAAAGGTGCTGATGAACATGCAAACAcagagtcaatccatctcatacgCTGGGTGCATTTCTCAGGTCTATTTTTCCATACTCTTTGCTGATATTGACAGCTTCCTTCTCACCTCAATGGCCTATGACAGGTACGTGGCCATTTGTCACTCCCTCCACTATACCACCATCATGAGTCAAAGCCTGTGTTTCTTGCTAGTAATTGTGTCCTGGGTTTTATCCTTTGCCAGTGCTCTGTTACACACCCTGCTCCTGGCCCATCTTTCCTTCTGTGGAGACAACATTCTCCcccacttcttctgtgacatcTCTGCCTTACTTAAGCTGTCCAGCTCAGACACCACAACAAATGAGCTGGTTATTCTTACTGTAGGGGGGTTGGTCATTATCCTTCCATTCATATGCATCCTGGTCTCTTATGGCCACATTGGGTCCACCATCCTGAGAATTCCCTCCACCAAGGGAATCTGCAAAACCTTGTCCACTTGTGGCTCCCACCTCTCTGTCGTGTCTCTGTACTATGGGGCAATTATTGGATTGTACATTTTCCCCTCATCCAGTGACTCCAATGGCAAGGATGTCATTGTGGCTGTATTGTACACTCTGGTCACTCCCATGCTTAATCcttttatctacagtctgagaaaTCGGGACATTAAAGGAGCTATGGGAAATATACTCAGTAGAGGAAAGTTTTCACTATAA